A stretch of Anaerohalosphaeraceae bacterium DNA encodes these proteins:
- the hypB gene encoding hydrogenase nickel incorporation protein HypB: protein MKVSLNQKILSRNEEAAAKNRQFFAEHKVFCLNVISSPGAGKTALLERTIRDLKGQYAIGVIEGDIETDNDARRIQAAGARAFQIETKGACHLSAEQVQNALKMIDAQTLDLVFIENVGNLVCPSAFDLGESGRVVILSVPEGDDKPAKYPGTFAGASVIVLNKIDLLPYVPFDLSRVLADIHTVNPQAPVLQLSAATGEGIDAWYDWLRRHLEKKQP, encoded by the coding sequence ATGAAGGTTTCGCTGAATCAGAAAATCTTAAGCCGCAACGAAGAAGCGGCCGCCAAAAACAGACAGTTTTTTGCCGAACATAAGGTTTTTTGTCTGAATGTCATCTCTTCCCCCGGCGCCGGCAAGACCGCACTGCTCGAGAGAACCATCCGGGATTTGAAAGGGCAGTACGCCATCGGCGTTATCGAAGGGGATATAGAGACGGATAACGATGCCCGACGGATTCAGGCCGCCGGTGCCCGCGCCTTTCAAATCGAGACCAAAGGGGCCTGTCATTTGTCCGCCGAACAGGTCCAGAATGCCCTCAAAATGATTGATGCCCAAACGCTGGACCTTGTCTTTATCGAAAATGTCGGCAATCTGGTCTGTCCGTCCGCTTTTGATTTGGGCGAAAGCGGCCGTGTCGTCATTTTGTCTGTCCCGGAAGGGGATGACAAACCCGCCAAATACCCCGGAACATTTGCCGGTGCATCCGTCATTGTCCTTAACAAGATTGATTTGCTTCCCTATGTTCCCTTCGACCTTTCGCGTGTCCTGGCGGATATTCACACCGTCAATCCCCAGGCGCCGGTTCTGCAGCTGTCGGCCGCTACCGGCGAAGGGATAGACGCCTGGTACGACTGGCTCCGGCGGCATCTTGAAAAAAAGCAGCCGTAG
- the hypE gene encoding hydrogenase expression/formation protein HypE: MNSTCPATEILGLNCPAASATIFGMDETATILLAHGGGGRLMEDLIRRVIVPHFGQPNKPLLDAARVLAGTQPLCFTTDSFVVRPLFFPGGDIGKLAVCGTVNDLAVSGARPLVLSLALIIEEGFPVADLQAVLAGAAQAAQQAGVSIVTGDTKVVEKGAADGLFINTAGIGLPLEKARLGFERIARGDRILINGTLGDHGMTILSKRGDIPFDGNLVSDCACLNGLIEELIEACGDGIKFLRDPTRGGLAAVLNEIASGAGVSIEIEEAALPVEPAVRAAAEMLGLDILHIANEGKAAVVVSEEAAGKALEVCRKHPLGKRAALIGRVCKSDGVPMVELCTRIGGRRIVPMPYGRDLPRIC; encoded by the coding sequence ATGAATTCGACCTGTCCGGCAACTGAGATTCTCGGATTGAATTGTCCGGCTGCGTCTGCTACAATCTTCGGAATGGATGAAACGGCAACCATTCTGCTGGCGCACGGCGGCGGCGGTCGTCTGATGGAGGACCTCATCCGGCGGGTGATTGTGCCCCATTTCGGACAGCCGAACAAGCCGCTTCTGGATGCGGCTCGGGTCTTGGCCGGCACACAGCCGCTTTGTTTTACGACCGACAGTTTTGTCGTGCGGCCCCTGTTTTTTCCCGGCGGCGACATCGGCAAGCTGGCCGTCTGCGGCACCGTCAACGATTTGGCTGTATCCGGGGCTCGCCCGCTGGTTCTCAGTCTGGCCCTGATTATCGAAGAAGGGTTTCCTGTGGCCGATTTACAGGCCGTTCTGGCCGGGGCGGCTCAGGCGGCGCAGCAGGCGGGTGTGTCCATTGTGACCGGTGATACCAAAGTGGTTGAAAAAGGAGCGGCCGACGGTCTGTTCATCAATACCGCCGGCATCGGGCTGCCCTTAGAGAAGGCCCGGCTGGGGTTTGAGCGGATAGCCCGGGGCGATCGGATTTTGATTAACGGCACGCTCGGCGACCATGGAATGACCATTCTGTCCAAGCGCGGCGATATCCCGTTTGACGGAAATCTTGTGAGCGATTGCGCCTGCCTGAACGGTCTGATTGAAGAGCTGATTGAAGCCTGCGGGGACGGGATTAAGTTTCTGCGCGACCCGACGCGCGGCGGGCTGGCGGCTGTTTTGAACGAAATCGCCTCCGGGGCCGGCGTGTCAATCGAAATTGAGGAAGCGGCGCTGCCGGTTGAGCCGGCGGTTCGTGCTGCTGCGGAAATGCTCGGGCTGGACATCCTCCATATTGCCAACGAGGGCAAGGCGGCGGTTGTTGTTTCGGAAGAGGCAGCCGGCAAGGCCCTCGAGGTTTGCCGAAAGCATCCGCTGGGCAAACGGGCGGCCCTGATTGGACGAGTCTGCAAATCCGACGGGGTTCCGATGGTGGAGCTGTGTACCCGCATCGGCGGACGACGGATTGTGCCGATGCCCTATGGACGCGATTTGCCGAGGATTTGCTGA
- a CDS encoding hydrogenase maturation nickel metallochaperone HypA: MHETVVAESVLRTILEHAEKLKARPVRAVVSCGQFNALNEEAMKFAFETAAAGTVCEGMLLQIRQIPLRAVCRACRTVFELNLMTPLCPQCRSEDFEIQPDAPLLLEEIEFEDKS, encoded by the coding sequence ATGCACGAAACGGTTGTCGCCGAAAGTGTTCTTCGCACCATTCTGGAGCATGCCGAGAAGCTGAAGGCCAGACCGGTTCGGGCGGTTGTTTCCTGCGGACAGTTTAATGCCCTTAATGAAGAGGCAATGAAATTTGCTTTCGAAACGGCGGCGGCAGGCACAGTGTGTGAGGGAATGCTCCTGCAAATCCGTCAGATTCCGCTTCGGGCGGTCTGTCGGGCGTGTCGAACGGTTTTTGAGCTGAACCTGATGACCCCGCTTTGTCCGCAGTGCCGCAGTGAAGATTTTGAGATACAGCCGGATGCCCCGCTTTTGCTGGAAGAAATCGAGTTTGAGGACAAATCATGA
- a CDS encoding prepilin-type N-terminal cleavage/methylation domain-containing protein, with translation MKKERLQRGRCGFTLLELLTVLGVVVLLVSILLPSLRAARQRAKKTVCLSNLRQVGLAIRAYAYDYNDTIPFGPEGLPIMGHNFYTATGNVTSLLSLLDGRPVGLGLLLNGYLSEQPKVLFCPGADQPSEADRQLANVGRRQAQSDYYYRHASVALLSGKPDTFHIRLSDLGKNRNGRRIRALVMDVQFLVHPSLEAFGVFTRTSHLRKTVNLLYADGAVRSADNSDDRFTVDVGARPYDALEEILKRFELADEFDLSGN, from the coding sequence ATGAAAAAAGAGCGGCTTCAACGGGGCAGGTGCGGTTTTACGCTGCTGGAACTGCTGACCGTGCTGGGGGTCGTGGTTCTGCTGGTTTCTATCTTGCTGCCTTCACTTCGCGCCGCTCGTCAGAGAGCCAAAAAGACGGTGTGTTTGTCCAATCTGCGCCAGGTGGGGCTGGCGATACGGGCCTATGCCTACGATTACAATGACACAATTCCCTTCGGCCCGGAAGGGCTGCCGATTATGGGGCATAATTTCTATACGGCCACCGGCAATGTTACCAGTCTTCTGTCGCTGCTGGACGGCCGCCCCGTCGGGTTGGGGCTTTTGCTGAACGGCTATTTGTCCGAGCAGCCCAAGGTCCTGTTCTGTCCGGGGGCCGACCAGCCCTCCGAGGCCGACAGGCAGCTGGCCAATGTCGGGCGCCGCCAGGCCCAGAGCGATTATTATTACCGCCACGCCTCGGTTGCCCTGCTGAGCGGCAAACCGGATACGTTTCACATCCGGCTCAGCGATTTGGGAAAAAACCGAAACGGCCGCCGCATTCGGGCGCTGGTGATGGATGTGCAGTTCCTGGTGCATCCGTCGCTGGAGGCCTTTGGGGTGTTTACCCGAACCAGTCATCTGCGGAAAACCGTCAATCTGCTGTATGCAGACGGGGCCGTCCGCTCCGCCGACAATTCCGACGACCGCTTTACGGTGGATGTCGGCGCTCGACCGTATGATGCCCTCGAGGAAATCCTCAAGCGGTTCGAACTGGCCGATGAATTCGACCTGTCCGGCAACTGA